Proteins from one Algicella marina genomic window:
- a CDS encoding SPFH domain-containing protein, giving the protein MGILDFLSGQFIDVIHWTDDTRDTLVWRFERQGHEIKYGAKLTVREGQAAVFVHEGQLADVFTPGLYMLETNNMPILTSLQHWDHGFQSPFKSEIYFVNTTRFQDLKWGTKNPIMCRDPEFGPVRLRAFGTYSIRVSDPGTFLKEIVGTDGEFTTDEISYQIRNIIVSKFTQTVASSGIPVLDMAANTVEFGNLIAQQVSPQLAEYGLSMPAFFVENISLPEAVEAVLDKRTSMGIIGNLDEYTKYATAEALQTGAANPGGGGAMTAGLGAGVGMAMASQMANQQGPWGARQTAAPPPPPPMEKVWHTAENGQSSGPFSRADLGKLASSGGLTRETLVWTAGIDGWTKAGEIAELAQLFTVMPPPPPPPA; this is encoded by the coding sequence ATGGGCATTCTCGATTTTCTGTCCGGCCAGTTCATCGACGTCATTCATTGGACGGACGATACCCGCGACACGCTGGTCTGGCGCTTCGAACGCCAGGGCCATGAGATCAAGTACGGCGCCAAGCTGACTGTGCGCGAGGGACAGGCGGCCGTGTTCGTGCACGAAGGCCAACTTGCCGATGTCTTCACACCGGGTCTCTACATGCTCGAGACCAACAACATGCCGATCCTGACCTCGCTCCAGCATTGGGATCACGGCTTTCAGAGCCCGTTCAAGTCAGAAATCTATTTCGTCAATACCACCCGGTTTCAGGACCTGAAATGGGGTACCAAAAACCCGATCATGTGCCGCGACCCGGAGTTTGGCCCGGTGCGTCTGCGCGCTTTCGGAACCTACAGTATCCGCGTCAGCGATCCGGGTACCTTCCTGAAGGAAATCGTCGGAACGGACGGTGAGTTTACCACGGACGAGATCAGCTACCAGATCCGCAATATCATCGTGTCCAAGTTCACCCAGACGGTCGCGTCCTCCGGCATTCCCGTACTCGACATGGCGGCCAACACCGTGGAATTTGGCAATTTGATCGCCCAGCAGGTAAGCCCTCAACTGGCGGAATACGGCCTGTCAATGCCGGCCTTCTTCGTCGAGAACATCTCGCTGCCGGAGGCGGTTGAGGCGGTACTCGACAAGCGCACCTCCATGGGCATCATCGGGAACCTCGACGAATACACCAAATACGCGACAGCGGAGGCGCTACAGACAGGCGCTGCCAACCCCGGCGGCGGCGGAGCGATGACGGCCGGGCTCGGAGCCGGCGTCGGCATGGCGATGGCATCGCAGATGGCCAACCAGCAGGGTCCATGGGGCGCACGTCAGACAGCTGCGCCACCGCCCCCGCCGCCAATGGAAAAGGTCTGGCACACTGCGGAAAACGGCCAAAGTTCAGGGCCGTTTTCACGCGCCGATCTCGGCAAGTTGGCCAGTTCCGGCGGATTGACACGTGAAACCCTCGTGTGGACGGCCGGCATCGACGGCTGGACGAAGGCGGGCGAGATCGCCGAGCTCGCACAGCTCTTCACCGTCATGCCCCCGCCCCCGCCACCGCCCGCGTGA
- a CDS encoding DUF2927 domain-containing protein — protein sequence MMQTTVRRSAARVFRLPAFLSAASIALAACTTSPEIPDDQIADYYAFIESDLRAQGLMRQERLPNDAPVTLAALVRNFEEIALYDELAVQGNRLVERRTRSNLSRWEQPIRIGVIFGQSVPVEQARQDIRSLNAFVKDLGRYTGLPISVVEEGKPNFLLLFLNRAEQRDFGTLLGQTNIASPAIVDSFVNSPIDSLCAFYTAEQVGRPGVINSGVILIKAEHGELMRRSCIHEELTQALGLPNDSFDARPSIFNDDEEFAFLTRHDEALLRMLYDKRLKPGMSAEEVRPLLPAIARDAASRAGLPLAREVGG from the coding sequence ATGATGCAGACCACCGTGCGGCGCTCCGCCGCGCGGGTCTTTCGCCTTCCGGCCTTTCTGTCGGCTGCGAGCATCGCGCTCGCGGCCTGCACGACCAGCCCCGAAATTCCCGATGACCAGATAGCCGACTACTATGCCTTTATCGAGTCCGACCTGCGCGCTCAGGGGCTGATGCGCCAGGAAAGGCTCCCGAACGATGCACCGGTAACGCTGGCCGCACTGGTAAGGAATTTCGAAGAGATCGCACTGTACGACGAACTGGCGGTTCAGGGAAACCGGCTGGTCGAAAGACGTACCCGATCCAACCTCAGCCGATGGGAACAACCGATCCGCATTGGGGTGATTTTCGGGCAGTCGGTGCCGGTAGAACAGGCCCGGCAGGACATCCGGTCTCTGAATGCGTTTGTGAAGGATCTTGGTCGCTATACCGGTCTGCCAATATCAGTGGTCGAGGAAGGCAAGCCAAATTTTCTGCTGCTGTTTCTCAATCGTGCGGAGCAGCGGGACTTCGGAACGTTGCTGGGCCAGACAAACATCGCCTCACCGGCGATCGTCGACAGTTTCGTCAATTCGCCCATCGACTCGCTGTGCGCGTTCTACACCGCCGAACAGGTAGGACGCCCCGGTGTGATCAACAGCGGCGTCATTCTCATCAAAGCGGAGCACGGAGAGTTGATGCGCCGTTCCTGCATTCATGAGGAACTGACACAGGCCCTTGGGCTGCCCAACGACAGCTTCGATGCCCGCCCCTCGATCTTCAACGATGACGAGGAATTCGCCTTTCTTACCCGCCATGACGAGGCACTTTTACGGATGCTCTACGACAAACGCCTGAAACCGGGTATGAGCGCCGAGGAAGTCCGTCCGCTCCTGCCTGCCATCGCCCGAGATGCTGCTTCACGTGCAGGCCTGCCGCTGGCACGGGAAGTGGGAGGCTAG
- a CDS encoding toxic anion resistance protein, translated as MSEDIRAKAETTLKEVQEVTAKLLPEPKGELIVIEAADPADKAEIEKRMAELDMNNTQSIIQFGSAAQAELQQISQEMLAGVQNKDVGPAGNALREMVGSIRGFSVDELDPNRKLSWWERLLGKAKPIHEFMAKFENVQGQIDKITGELLEHEHVLLKDIKALDKLYEKTLDFYDQLALYIAAGEEKLKVLDAEEIPAKEAEVQAAPEDQGVIKAQELRDLRAARDDLERRVHDLKLTRQVTMQSLPSIRLVQENDKSLVTKINSTLVNTVPLWETQLAQAVTIHRSREAASVVREANDLTNELLKSNAENLRQANAEVRKEMERGVFDIEAIKEANANLIATIEESLQIADEGKAKRAEAEKDLHQMEQELKETLASAKARGTASGHNVSESIEGA; from the coding sequence ATGTCTGAAGATATCCGTGCCAAGGCCGAGACCACCTTGAAGGAAGTGCAGGAGGTGACTGCGAAACTGCTGCCTGAACCGAAAGGTGAGTTGATTGTTATCGAAGCAGCCGACCCTGCCGACAAGGCCGAGATCGAAAAACGCATGGCCGAACTGGACATGAACAACACTCAGTCGATCATCCAGTTCGGCTCCGCCGCACAGGCCGAGCTACAACAGATCAGCCAGGAAATGCTTGCCGGGGTACAAAACAAGGATGTGGGCCCAGCCGGAAACGCCCTGCGCGAGATGGTCGGCTCCATCCGTGGCTTCTCCGTCGACGAGCTTGACCCCAACCGCAAACTGAGCTGGTGGGAGCGGTTGCTGGGCAAGGCAAAACCGATCCACGAATTTATGGCAAAGTTCGAGAACGTGCAGGGCCAGATCGACAAGATTACCGGCGAACTGCTGGAGCATGAGCACGTGCTTCTGAAGGACATCAAGGCGCTCGACAAGCTCTATGAGAAAACGCTCGATTTCTATGATCAGCTCGCGCTGTACATTGCCGCCGGCGAAGAAAAGCTGAAAGTGCTTGATGCGGAGGAAATTCCGGCGAAGGAAGCCGAAGTTCAGGCCGCGCCAGAAGACCAGGGTGTGATCAAGGCACAGGAATTGCGCGACTTGCGTGCAGCCCGCGACGACCTTGAGCGGCGCGTCCATGACCTGAAGCTTACCCGCCAGGTCACCATGCAGTCCCTGCCGTCGATCCGGCTGGTGCAGGAGAACGACAAGAGCCTGGTCACCAAGATAAACTCCACGCTCGTCAACACAGTGCCGCTGTGGGAAACGCAGCTTGCGCAGGCCGTGACCATTCATCGTTCCCGCGAGGCGGCAAGCGTCGTGCGCGAAGCCAACGACCTGACCAACGAGTTGCTGAAATCCAATGCCGAGAACCTGCGTCAGGCCAATGCCGAGGTTCGCAAGGAAATGGAGCGCGGCGTCTTCGACATCGAAGCCATCAAAGAGGCCAATGCCAATCTGATCGCTACCATCGAGGAATCGCTGCAGATTGCCGACGAGGGCAAGGCAAAACGTGCCGAGGCCGAAAAGGATCTGCATCAGATGGAGCAGGAGCTCAAGGAAACGCTGGCATCGGCCAAGGCGCGAGGCACCGCATCCGGTCACAATGTATCGGAAAGCATCGAGGGCGCATGA
- a CDS encoding 5-bromo-4-chloroindolyl phosphate hydrolysis family protein: protein MAQRYGGKFSPTASEVSTEETKPRAISRFRGRRTARVSIFGRLLFLAPLPLLFAGLGEVMRGNPVQSLIELGAFGIFMLAAWLLNEGLKAEAAFNDRKIARAPGVPRKLASAVLVGIGVFMVQGLGDGSLFAGIVFGGMASAAHVFGFGLDPMRAKGMDGVDTYQTDRVARAIEDAEEHLRTMLDAARRTGDRQIISRVEDMSVTARDVFRTVEDDPRDLPRARKFLGVYLKGARDATVKFAEVYTRGNDASARSDYLELLADLEKSFTRHRTDLLQDNRTDLDIEIEVLRERLHQEGLKA from the coding sequence ATGGCGCAACGCTATGGTGGCAAGTTCAGCCCGACTGCCTCCGAGGTGAGTACCGAGGAGACAAAGCCGCGTGCCATCTCCCGCTTCCGCGGGCGGCGCACGGCGCGTGTCTCCATATTTGGACGCCTTCTGTTTCTTGCGCCGTTGCCACTGCTCTTCGCCGGTCTCGGCGAGGTCATGCGCGGCAATCCCGTCCAGTCCCTGATCGAATTGGGAGCTTTCGGCATTTTCATGCTCGCTGCATGGCTGCTGAACGAGGGCCTCAAGGCCGAAGCCGCCTTCAACGACCGCAAGATCGCCCGCGCGCCCGGAGTACCGCGCAAACTGGCGTCCGCTGTTCTGGTCGGCATCGGTGTCTTCATGGTGCAGGGTCTGGGCGACGGCAGCCTGTTTGCTGGCATCGTGTTTGGTGGCATGGCGTCGGCCGCCCATGTCTTTGGCTTCGGGCTCGACCCGATGCGAGCCAAGGGCATGGATGGCGTGGATACCTATCAGACGGACAGGGTCGCCCGTGCGATCGAGGATGCCGAGGAGCATCTGCGCACGATGCTCGATGCCGCTCGCCGCACCGGTGACCGGCAGATCATTTCTCGCGTCGAGGACATGAGCGTGACGGCACGTGACGTCTTCCGCACGGTAGAGGACGACCCCAGAGACCTACCGCGCGCGCGCAAGTTCCTGGGCGTCTACCTGAAAGGCGCACGCGACGCGACGGTCAAATTCGCGGAGGTCTATACCCGCGGCAATGACGCTTCGGCGCGGTCCGACTACCTGGAACTGCTCGCAGACCTGGAGAAAAGCTTCACCAGACATCGGACGGACCTTCTGCAGGACAACCGGACCGATCTCGACATAGAAATTGAGGTGCTGCGCGAGCGCCTGCATCAGGAAGGCCTCAAGGCCTGA
- a CDS encoding TerC family protein: MADLFTLANLGNLGVLIFLQAVLGFDNLLYISIESQRAPIHQQKAVRRWGIIIAVALRIILLFAMIKLISALEAPFFSIDIPGIITGDFNFAVCVFLFGGGFIMYTAVKEISHLLSMEHLEKSLGKDTHKSATAVVSLIVLMNLIFSFDSVLSALAITDVFPILAIAILVSGAAMLLLADTVSEFIKKNRMYEVLGLFVLLIVGVVLLGEGGHEGHIHLFGYAVEPMAKSTFYFSIAVLFLVEFIQSGYQRKLAAERAHEQGTKEA, from the coding sequence ATGGCGGATCTCTTTACTCTGGCGAACCTTGGCAACCTGGGCGTTCTCATCTTCCTCCAGGCCGTGCTGGGCTTCGACAATCTTCTCTATATCTCCATCGAGAGCCAGCGCGCCCCGATTCACCAGCAAAAGGCGGTTCGTCGCTGGGGTATCATCATCGCCGTGGCCCTGCGGATTATCCTGCTTTTCGCCATGATCAAACTGATTTCCGCGCTGGAAGCACCGTTCTTCAGCATCGATATCCCGGGCATCATTACCGGCGATTTCAACTTCGCGGTCTGCGTCTTCCTCTTCGGCGGCGGCTTCATCATGTACACGGCGGTGAAGGAGATCAGTCACCTGTTGTCGATGGAGCATCTGGAAAAGAGCCTCGGCAAGGATACCCACAAATCCGCCACTGCGGTGGTCAGTCTGATCGTGCTCATGAACCTGATCTTCAGCTTCGATAGCGTGCTGTCCGCCCTTGCGATTACAGATGTATTCCCAATCCTCGCAATCGCCATCCTCGTCTCGGGTGCGGCGATGCTCCTGCTCGCCGACACGGTATCGGAGTTCATCAAGAAAAACCGCATGTACGAGGTTCTGGGCCTTTTCGTCCTGCTGATCGTCGGCGTTGTTTTGCTTGGTGAAGGCGGGCACGAAGGCCACATCCACCTGTTTGGCTACGCCGTGGAGCCTATGGCGAAATCGACCTTCTATTTCTCAATCGCGGTCCTGTTTCTCGTGGAGTTCATTCAGTCGGGCTACCAACGCAAACTGGCGGCAGAACGGGCGCATGAGCAGGGTACCAAGGAAGCCTGA
- a CDS encoding cold-shock protein, which translates to MPKGTVKWFNTEKGYGFIQPEDGGKDIFVHITAVQAAGLTTLTDNQPIEFELVDGRDGRKSAGELKV; encoded by the coding sequence ATGCCTAAAGGCACAGTAAAGTGGTTCAATACCGAGAAGGGTTACGGGTTTATCCAGCCCGAAGACGGTGGCAAGGACATCTTTGTTCACATCACGGCAGTACAGGCAGCGGGCCTGACGACGTTGACGGACAATCAACCGATTGAATTTGAACTGGTTGATGGACGTGATGGCCGAAAGAGCGCAGGGGAACTCAAGGTCTGA
- the gatA gene encoding Asp-tRNA(Asn)/Glu-tRNA(Gln) amidotransferase subunit GatA, whose protein sequence is MADLRKMTIAAARDGLRKGDFTAAELTETYLEAAAASGPLNAYIAHTSELAREQAKAADARIAGGDAPAMCGIPLGIKDLFCTRDVQTQAASAILEGFRPPYESTTTQQLWDAGAVMLGKLNMDEFAMGSSNETSTYGPVVSPWRRNDGGNTDLTPGGSSGGSASAVSADICVAATGTDTGGSIRQPAAFTGIVGVKPTYGRVSRWGIVAFASSLDQAGPMTKTVRDSAIMLSAMAGHDPKDSTSANLPVPDFEAALTGDIRGKKIGIPTEYRMDGMPAEIEELWQQGTEMLRGAGAEIVEISLPHTKYALPAYYVLAPAEASSNLARYDGVRYGHRAKLSQGEGVTEMYERTRAEGFGKEVQRRVMIGAYVLSAGYYDAYYKRAQRVRTLIKRDFETVFADGVDAILTPATPSAAFGLGEMNNEDPIKMYLNDVFTVTVNLAGLPGVSVPAGLDSQGLPLGLQLIGQPWKEAEMLNAAYALENAAGFAHYAPQWW, encoded by the coding sequence ATGGCTGATCTGCGCAAGATGACGATCGCTGCTGCCCGTGACGGCCTGCGCAAAGGCGACTTCACTGCCGCCGAGTTGACGGAAACCTACCTTGAAGCCGCCGCGGCATCCGGTCCGTTGAACGCGTATATCGCGCACACGTCGGAACTCGCCCGCGAACAGGCGAAGGCAGCCGACGCACGCATAGCCGGCGGCGACGCTCCGGCCATGTGCGGAATCCCGTTGGGAATCAAGGATCTCTTTTGCACCCGCGATGTGCAGACACAGGCTGCCTCCGCCATTCTGGAAGGCTTCCGCCCCCCCTATGAGAGCACAACAACCCAGCAACTCTGGGATGCGGGGGCGGTGATGCTCGGCAAGCTCAACATGGACGAGTTCGCCATGGGCTCCTCCAACGAAACCAGCACCTACGGCCCTGTCGTCAGTCCTTGGCGCCGCAACGATGGCGGCAACACCGATCTCACACCCGGCGGCTCCTCCGGCGGTTCGGCCTCGGCGGTCTCTGCCGACATCTGTGTCGCCGCTACAGGTACGGATACCGGCGGATCGATCCGTCAACCTGCCGCATTCACCGGGATTGTCGGCGTGAAGCCCACCTACGGCCGCGTTTCACGTTGGGGCATCGTCGCCTTCGCTTCTTCGCTCGATCAGGCGGGACCGATGACGAAGACCGTCCGCGACTCCGCTATCATGCTGTCCGCAATGGCCGGGCATGATCCGAAGGACAGCACCTCTGCAAATCTTCCGGTGCCCGATTTCGAGGCTGCGCTGACAGGTGACATCCGCGGCAAGAAGATCGGCATCCCCACTGAATACCGCATGGACGGCATGCCGGCGGAAATCGAGGAATTGTGGCAGCAGGGCACCGAAATGCTTCGCGGCGCGGGAGCGGAGATCGTCGAAATTTCCCTCCCCCACACAAAGTATGCCCTTCCCGCCTACTACGTACTCGCCCCGGCTGAAGCGTCATCAAACCTCGCCCGCTATGACGGCGTCCGCTACGGCCACCGGGCTAAGCTGTCGCAGGGTGAAGGTGTGACCGAGATGTACGAACGCACCCGCGCCGAGGGCTTCGGCAAGGAAGTGCAACGGCGCGTCATGATCGGCGCCTATGTCCTCTCAGCAGGCTATTATGATGCCTATTACAAGCGTGCGCAGCGCGTCCGCACCCTGATCAAACGCGACTTCGAGACGGTGTTCGCCGATGGGGTGGATGCGATCCTCACCCCAGCCACTCCGTCTGCCGCCTTCGGTCTGGGTGAGATGAACAATGAAGACCCGATCAAGATGTACCTGAACGATGTTTTCACCGTCACGGTGAACCTTGCGGGACTTCCGGGCGTTAGTGTCCCGGCCGGGCTCGATAGCCAGGGCCTGCCACTTGGCCTCCAGCTCATCGGGCAGCCGTGGAAAGAGGCAGAAATGCTGAACGCAGCGTATGCTCTGGAAAATGCCGCGGGTTTCGCGCATTATGCGCCCCAATGGTGGTAA
- the gatC gene encoding Asp-tRNA(Asn)/Glu-tRNA(Gln) amidotransferase subunit GatC — protein sequence MSIDKDTARRVAHLARIEVQEDALEGLARELSGILGFMEQLSEVDVEGVDPMTSVTPMDLPRRADEVTDGNKPADILKNAPDAREGFFAVPKVVE from the coding sequence ATGTCGATAGACAAGGATACCGCCCGCCGGGTTGCGCATCTGGCCCGGATCGAGGTGCAGGAAGACGCTCTGGAAGGGCTGGCAAGGGAGCTTTCCGGCATACTGGGATTCATGGAGCAGCTCTCCGAGGTCGATGTGGAGGGCGTGGATCCAATGACCTCCGTCACCCCGATGGACCTGCCCCGCCGCGCCGACGAGGTGACAGACGGCAATAAACCGGCGGACATCCTCAAGAACGCGCCAGATGCACGTGAGGGCTTCTTTGCCGTACCGAAGGTGGTCGAATAA
- a CDS encoding ceramidase domain-containing protein, whose product MNWFEQVDIYCERTDFSYWSEPLNAITNAAFLISALVCWRMLRGQEDFPARLLTFNLGIIGIGSYLFHTHATQWAELADVIPIQAFILIYVYFATTRILDFRWWAGAAAVLLFFPFAFVSGTIIARVFGPLNGSGGYMPVALLIAGYGLATLGKKPAIGRGLLIGAAFLSLSLVFRTIDRDICAAIPIGTHFLWHTLNGIMLGWMIFVLHKARAPLARPAPRR is encoded by the coding sequence ATGAACTGGTTCGAACAGGTCGACATCTATTGCGAACGGACCGATTTTTCCTACTGGTCGGAGCCACTCAACGCCATCACAAATGCCGCGTTTCTTATCTCGGCCTTGGTGTGCTGGCGGATGCTGCGCGGGCAGGAAGATTTCCCCGCCCGCCTGCTCACCTTCAACCTTGGCATCATCGGCATCGGCTCATACCTTTTCCACACCCATGCAACCCAATGGGCGGAATTGGCGGACGTGATCCCGATTCAGGCCTTCATCCTGATCTACGTCTACTTTGCCACAACCCGGATTCTCGACTTCCGATGGTGGGCCGGAGCAGCCGCGGTTCTCCTGTTCTTCCCCTTTGCGTTTGTCAGCGGAACCATCATCGCGCGCGTCTTCGGCCCGCTCAACGGCTCTGGCGGCTACATGCCAGTAGCCTTGCTTATCGCCGGCTATGGCCTTGCAACACTTGGTAAAAAGCCGGCCATCGGCCGCGGCCTGCTGATCGGCGCGGCGTTCCTCTCGCTATCTCTGGTCTTCCGCACGATCGACCGCGACATCTGCGCAGCCATCCCCATCGGCACCCACTTCCTATGGCATACGCTTAACGGCATTATGCTTGGCTGGATGATCTTTGTGCTCCACAAGGCCCGAGCGCCCCTTGCACGGCCCGCACCCCGTCGCTAA
- a CDS encoding metal-dependent hydrolase: protein MKLTWLGHSGFRIEIGGLVILLDPWMTGNPMFEGQDRAAAIAGATHVLITHGHGDHTGDTIGIVKELGVPCVGIYDLMSYWQEREGIETIGFNKGGTVDLGGVKVTMVNAVHSSSIGTDHGLMYAGHEAGYVIAGEGHVVYVSGDTDVHSDMGIVQDLHQPDIGILCIGGHFTMDPERAAYAAKKFFDFRVVIPCHYRTFPLLAQDAKALTAALPGVEVTEPEVMRAIEI, encoded by the coding sequence ATGAAACTTACGTGGCTGGGGCATAGCGGTTTTCGCATCGAAATCGGGGGGCTGGTGATCCTTCTGGACCCGTGGATGACGGGAAATCCGATGTTCGAGGGGCAGGACAGGGCGGCGGCTATTGCCGGTGCAACGCATGTGCTGATCACCCATGGGCACGGTGATCACACCGGTGACACTATTGGTATTGTCAAGGAACTGGGCGTGCCATGTGTCGGCATCTACGACCTGATGAGCTATTGGCAGGAGCGTGAGGGGATCGAAACGATCGGCTTCAACAAGGGTGGCACCGTCGATTTGGGCGGGGTGAAGGTGACCATGGTGAATGCGGTGCATTCCTCTTCAATCGGCACTGACCACGGGCTGATGTATGCCGGGCATGAAGCGGGCTATGTGATCGCGGGTGAGGGGCATGTGGTCTATGTCTCCGGCGACACGGATGTGCATTCGGACATGGGGATCGTTCAGGATTTGCATCAGCCCGACATCGGCATCCTGTGCATCGGTGGTCATTTCACAATGGACCCTGAACGAGCGGCCTATGCAGCGAAGAAGTTCTTTGATTTCAGAGTGGTAATACCTTGCCACTACCGAACTTTCCCGTTGCTGGCGCAGGACGCGAAGGCACTGACTGCGGCATTGCCGGGCGTTGAGGTGACTGAACCCGAGGTTATGCGGGCGATCGAGATCTAA
- a CDS encoding nucleoside deaminase — translation MAFASHMHRALVEAQQAAERGETPVGAVLVAPDTGEVLAAAGNRTRELHDPSAHAELLVIREVAAHMQSERLPGLDLYVTLEPCPMCAAAISAARIRRLYYGASDPKSGGVEQGPVIFAHPQAHHKPEVYAGIEEAACAAVLRDFFRSLRP, via the coding sequence ATGGCATTCGCATCGCACATGCACCGCGCGCTGGTGGAGGCGCAACAGGCCGCCGAACGGGGCGAAACACCCGTCGGCGCGGTACTCGTTGCACCGGATACGGGTGAGGTTCTCGCCGCCGCCGGCAACCGCACGCGCGAACTACACGATCCATCGGCCCATGCCGAATTGCTGGTGATCCGGGAGGTCGCGGCCCACATGCAGTCCGAACGTCTGCCCGGCCTCGACCTCTACGTCACGCTGGAGCCTTGCCCGATGTGCGCCGCTGCCATCTCCGCCGCGCGCATCCGTCGCCTCTACTACGGCGCTTCGGACCCAAAATCCGGCGGCGTCGAACAGGGTCCGGTGATTTTCGCCCACCCACAGGCCCACCACAAGCCGGAGGTCTACGCCGGCATCGAGGAAGCCGCCTGCGCTGCCGTGCTCAGGGACTTCTTCAGGAGCCTCAGGCCTTAG
- a CDS encoding pseudouridine synthase: MEQERIAKRIARAGLASRREAERLIGEGRVSVNGKRIDSPALNVSEKDVITVNGKPLAAKEPVRMWRYHKPAGLVTTTADEKGRATIFDRLPEEMPRVMSVGRLDLNSEGLLLLTNDGDLKRRLELPATGWVRKYRVRAKGVPKDEDLEPLRRGVTVDGEVFRPMQVTLDKQQGANFWLTIGLREGKNREIRRAMDTVGFAVNRLIRVSYGPFQLGDLARGAVEEVRPKVLRDQLGIEREPQAKPERPPQKPRVNRVQRRK, from the coding sequence ATGGAACAGGAACGCATTGCAAAGCGCATCGCGCGGGCCGGGCTCGCCTCCCGTCGTGAAGCCGAGCGGCTGATCGGCGAGGGGCGTGTGAGCGTCAACGGCAAGCGCATCGACAGCCCGGCGCTCAATGTGTCCGAAAAAGATGTCATTACCGTTAATGGCAAGCCGCTCGCCGCCAAGGAGCCGGTGCGTATGTGGCGCTATCACAAGCCTGCCGGGCTGGTGACGACGACGGCGGACGAGAAGGGACGAGCGACGATTTTTGACCGGCTGCCAGAGGAAATGCCGCGGGTAATGAGCGTTGGACGGCTGGATTTGAACTCCGAAGGCCTTCTTTTGCTGACGAATGACGGTGATCTGAAACGTAGACTGGAATTGCCCGCAACGGGTTGGGTGCGCAAGTATCGGGTGCGCGCGAAGGGCGTGCCGAAGGACGAGGATCTGGAGCCATTGCGGCGCGGCGTGACGGTGGATGGCGAAGTGTTTCGCCCGATGCAGGTGACGCTGGACAAGCAGCAGGGGGCGAATTTCTGGCTGACAATCGGCTTGCGGGAGGGCAAGAACAGGGAAATCCGTCGGGCCATGGATACCGTAGGCTTTGCCGTCAACCGATTGATTCGCGTGTCCTATGGGCCTTTCCAGCTTGGCGATCTGGCCCGTGGCGCGGTGGAAGAGGTCCGGCCGAAGGTGCTGCGCGACCAGTTGGGCATTGAGCGGGAACCGCAGGCAAAACCTGAGCGTCCGCCGCAGAAGCCGCGGGTGAACCGTGTGCAGCGACGCAAGTGA
- a CDS encoding N-acetylmuramoyl-L-alanine amidase: MKLHTYPSPNFNDRRHGGSPDMVVLHYTAMASAEAALARLASPDHEVSAHYLIDPQGRIWAMVAEEMRAWHAGVAAWGGVDDVNSHSIGIEIQNDGSTSFQAAQMSSVEWLLRDISERWRITPERVLGHSDVAPARKSDPGRWFDWLRLARAGLAAWPDGVLSGCPVDRAEFMLCAERVGYRGEFRDVLTAVRLRFCPWAVGLPLRGADVAIVKAAAAQFPCIDGENFTS, encoded by the coding sequence TTGAAGCTTCACACCTATCCGTCGCCGAATTTCAATGACCGCAGGCATGGTGGTTCGCCGGATATGGTGGTGCTGCATTACACGGCAATGGCCAGCGCGGAGGCTGCACTGGCGCGGCTGGCCTCACCTGATCATGAGGTTTCGGCGCATTACCTGATTGATCCGCAAGGAAGAATCTGGGCGATGGTGGCGGAGGAGATGCGGGCCTGGCACGCGGGGGTTGCGGCCTGGGGGGGCGTGGACGATGTGAACTCGCATTCCATCGGGATCGAGATCCAGAACGATGGCAGCACTTCCTTTCAGGCAGCGCAGATGAGCTCGGTCGAATGGCTTTTACGTGATATTTCAGAGCGTTGGCGGATAACTCCGGAGCGAGTTCTGGGCCATTCGGATGTGGCACCGGCGCGGAAATCCGATCCTGGGCGGTGGTTTGACTGGTTGCGGCTGGCGCGGGCGGGGCTGGCTGCCTGGCCGGATGGTGTGCTGTCCGGATGCCCCGTGGACAGGGCGGAATTTATGCTTTGTGCTGAAAGGGTTGGCTATCGCGGCGAGTTTCGGGATGTGCTCACGGCAGTGCGGTTGCGGTTCTGCCCGTGGGCCGTGGGCCTGCCGCTGCGGGGGGCGGATGTGGCGATCGTGAAGGCAGCTGCTGCGCAGTTTCCCTGTATTGACGGAGAGAATTTCACAAGCTAA